Below is a genomic region from Kryptolebias marmoratus isolate JLee-2015 linkage group LG12, ASM164957v2, whole genome shotgun sequence.
aagtgaaacaacacaacaagttcactgaacatttttaacttcATAAAGATTCTTccaaacattctttttttaaagaaatcagaaCTTTTTAATGCAATAATTTTATGCAGGTTTAAGAATCCTCCAAACTTAAAGAGAGAGATTAtcacttcttctcttttttaggCTCAGTTCTTTCTGATGTCAACACTTTGTTGTCTTTGATGTTTCTGAGCTTGACTTTCTGTGAACAGGAAGTTCACTTTTCTGCTCGTGATGCAACAGCTGACTgcgctacacacacacactcacacacacacagacacacacagacacacacacacagacagacacacactctcacacacacacacacagacacacacacacacagagacacacagagacacacacagacagacacacacagacagacacacacacagagacacacaaacacacacaNNNNNNNNNNNNNNNNNNNNNNNNNNNNNNNNNNNNNNNNNNNNNNNNNNNNNNNNNNNNNNNNNNNNNNNNNNNNNNNNNNNNNNNNNNNNNNNNNNNNNNNNNNNNNNNNNNNNNNNNNNNNNNNNNNNNNNNNNNNNNNNNNNNNNNNNNNNNNNNNNNNNNNNNNNNNNNNNNNNNNNNNNNNNNNNNNNNNNNNNNNNNNNNNNNNNNNNNNNNNNNNNNNNNNNNNNNNNNNNNNNNNNNNNNNNNNNNNNNNNNNNNNNNNNNNNNNNNNNNNNNNNNNNNNNNNNNNNNNNNNNNNNNNNNNNNNNNNNNNNNNNNNNNNNNNNNNNNNNNNNNNNNNNNNNNNNNNNNNNNNNNNNNNNNNNNNNNNNNNNNNNNNNNNNNNNNNNNNNNNNNNNNNNNNNNNNNNNNNNNNNNNNNNNNNNNNNNNNNNNNNNNNNNNNNNNNNNNNNNNNNNNNNNNNNNNNNNNNNNNNNNNNNNNNNNNNNNNNNNNNNNNNNNNNNNNNNNNNNNNNNNNNNNNNNNNNNNNNNNNNNNNNagaacacacacacagagacacacacagacacacacacagacacacagacacacacacacacagagacacagacacacagagacacagacacacaaacacacacacagagacacagacacacaaacacacacacagagacacacacacaaacaaacacacacatctgctgcCAATGATCAGGACATCCCTGGATTATTTCGCCACggaaacaacaaacaggctCCACCCCCCTGCAGGGTTAGGGCTGggagccatttttatttttgtatttatttacaaacagaaactcGAGCAGCGGCGCCCCCTGCAGGTTAATGTGAGAATGATAAAATATAgtgtgaattatttttgttgtggcCACGTTGGTCAAATATTAACAACATTCTGTGCGATCTTGTGTAATATTGTGATAACGAGCACGACCTGTtagtgttgaggatgactctcagctactaccacacaatcTGATctgaagctatttttgtgtttctgtggctGAGGACACATGCGTGCACGGACACAAACATTATTGTTTGGCTTTGCCTTCATCAGTGGGCGATAATGAGCAGATTCCTCATTTACTGAAGAAAATGTGACTAAACTGAGTCATTCCTCCAGTTTTTACCCACAATAACCGAGTCAgtacagcttttaaaaaaacttttaaaagatgcTGGTTTACCTGTTCCTCGTGGATGAAACATGTCGATTTATTCGGCTCAGCTTAGGAGACATGGAGTAAAGGCTGTTAGGGGCTTTCAGCCTGGTTcttagaaaggtgctatattaATACAGTTCatttagtttataaaacacacatcaaatcttctaaatgttttattgataataaaacaagcaaatgaaACCTTGAGTGTCCTTCAGAATTACTACATTCAACTATAAAACAAATCACCTTATGGTTGATTTCCCTTTTTATCCTAACAAGcaataaattaacaaacaataatCTGTATTTTAGAAAAGTTGCTCTTTGTCAAACATGAAACTGGACCTTAATTTATCTTTCAGCTGATTTAGCTTCAGATCAGATTTAATCTGAGGAATGGATTTAAgtcaataaacatttaaatatttcattagtGAAATTTGTAGATTTTTAACCAAAAAGTGCCAAAGATGATTTTTATTGTGGTGGGaagatttatcatttttaaagtggacttttgttctaaaataagattatttaacacattaacataaatataaaaatgagttCATATAGTTGAATTaataagcttttatttattttattttaaagaagaattCAGGGAATTCTTTGAATGGAAACACCTTCTGCTCCAGAATCAAACCAGGGAGTCACGTTATCataattatttgttattatcATTTAAGATGCTGCCCCCAGTCACCatttacaatttaatttttaaataaaaatattgttgaggtttatttttttaaatctctgtttGCAGCAGCTCGGATGGAAAAGATGTTTAAAGTCATGTGACGCCTTTGTAACAGTGCTGGTTTGtcttctgtcagcaaaatatctagTGAATTATTGGACAGATTGTAGGGAAAATAAACGTACTTTAGATGTTCTCTACTTGACCTtaagcaacataaaaatggctatagctcagcaAATAGCATCTTTAGGTCTTTAATTAGCCGATTAGTCAGATAAACAGGCttcttttttacagaaaatgaaagatgtTCAAAAAGGGAAGGAATAAATGTAGCattcttaaattaaaatcctCTGAAAAGAGGAGGGTAGTATTATTCAAATATATGAActcatctttttaaacattatttgtttaaaatatctgaagtcCTCAGGATTATCTACATCATCCAACCCCTTCCACAGGCTGAATCCTTTCGAAATCACATCACCCAGTCACCTCATGTTCCCTGCGACACTAAAACTGTCGtcactaaattaaaaaacagaagcaaattTCTGATTTCCCGTCATGTTTGGATCATCTGAGGTGAGAAAGTctcacaggtcaaaggtcatcagaaATCAGAGATAAACTCAGAGGGCAGAACCGTCATCAATACGGAGCTGAAAGCGTTTTTTGGAATTATTCCATCCTTAGGTGTGTTTTTTGGCAGCTGGTTGGCATTtaaccagttttatttatttggacttAGGCTGCTTTTTCCCTCAGTTTTAGTCCTTGCAGCTGAACATTTTCTAGggaatgttctttttatttatttatttacagtttctgaACTGTTCATTGAAACCGCTTTTAACTAGCTGCTTGGAAGAAAACTATAAAGAATAAGATCAAGTCTTAAAATGGATCATTTGTCTCTAACTGTAACATTTTTGGTGAATGTTTAAAGGATACAGGAAAAGCTTGTTTGGGGGTTTCTGTCTGGTTGGAtgcagcaaacaacaaaactcgGCAGTTTTTCCTCTCAAGATCTGCAGAAGATCAATATTGCTGGATATTTTCCCTCCACCCATCAAACAGaatgtgtttaaagaaattattggtTGATAaagctgaagaggctgaaagTACAACTGATCGAGGAAATCCTACCGAGCCGAAGAAAAACTGAGATCACGATAAGAGCCTCAGAGTCTCACACCTCAACCTCCATGAGATCCTCAGGCCGAGGGGGGACCCCGGTCCCCTCAGGCTGAGGGGGGGACCCCGGGCTCCTCAGGCTGAGGGGGGGACCCCGGTCCCCTCAGGCCGAGGGGGGGACCCCGGGCTCCTCAGGCCGAGGGGGGGACCCCGGTCCCCTCAGGCTGAGGGGGGGACCCCGGGCTCCTCAGGCTGAGGTCTGATGGTCTTGTTTCAGATGCTGCCATAGTTTGAGTCCTGCCTCCTGGACTCTGCAATCAGCTCCACTGCAAAGAAGGAGATGGAGCCCAGGAAGCCGAGGATGACGAGGATGAGCAGCTGCCAGTGAAGCAGCAGGTAGTTACTGTAGAAGAAGGCCACGGCAGCCATGATGGACTGCAGAGGAAACAGCAACATGTTAATCAGACTGAAGCAAAGATTCTCTCCGGAGTTTAAAACCTCCTCCGGGCGTCATCACCTGGATGAACTTGAAGACGGCGAAGGCAGGAGCGCTGTTGTCCCGGAACAGGAAGCCGATGATGCTGAGCAGCTGCGTGTTGAAGCAGCTGTCTCCCAGACCGAGCAGGAAGCTGCACAGCAACGCCACGCCGACACTGACACAgggtcaaaaacaacaaacagcttttaaaggCAACATCATCTTGATGTGATTTTAGGTATAAAGTCATTTTGTATCGtaattctgaaaatgtttactTCAGGTGTAAGAATACGAGtaagtcagtttgtttttttctacctgTTGTAAAGAACCAATAACAATAACCCTAACCCAGCAACAACAACCTGGTCTTAGCGGACTCTGCAGGGCTGGTCTTCCAGGGTCAAGGGCTCGTTAAAAGAGTCCCACAAAACACGGAGAAGTCCTGGAGGACAGTCCTTCAGACAGCTCCCAGGTGTGTCTCACTGTCCTCCTCGTCTCTCAGGCTGCGAGGACAGCCTGcacacgtcccatattccttccatttcttgatggaTTAACAGAACTCCTGCGAGTTTTAGGGCCTTAGAACTTCTTTTGGATCCATACTGACTTCCACTTTaatcatcttttctctgattGAACtgggacagtcactttaaagggggtgaatatttatgcagtcatgTATTTTACATTACCtatgtttatttaattgctgtttctctgtagaaatttgattacACTTTGACATAAAAGGTTTTATCTGCTTTGAAAGAAATTGTAATTGAAATGATCCTAAATTGATATCTCGTTGTAATAATGTGACTGTAAATATCTTTAATTTCAGTCCTGATCAATAAGCGCGTTATTGTGATGAAGAGAAATGCTACTATTGAAATCTAATGCAGTAAAGAGAGACAGGACGGTGATGTGATTTTATGGTCAAACAGCCTGCCGTACTTTGAGCCGACTAAATCTGAAGTTTTACACAACAGCACAATGAAGTCAAATCAGTCACGTGTTTAACTGTTAAAAAGCCAACATTTTTTTACCTGGGGGCGATGAAAGCCTGGAGGTCTGTTCCTTCCTCGGGGGCCAGTGGAGCATCACTCGCAATGTTGaggaaaattaggaaaaaagcaacaaaatgagtGATGAGTCCCAGCAGAACCACCGGATTCCTGCCGAAGCGGTTGCTTTTGTTCAGCATCCCAAAGACGCCCCCTCCTGGTCAAACGGCAGACAGAAACTGCTGGATCAGCACGGTTCTCTGTGCAGAGCCTCCACAGGACACTGCATCATATATGAAAGGACTCACCTAAGATCTCCCCAACGCCGATGCAAATACCTGAGATCCCAATCAGACTCTTTGCATCAGTTCCAAAGAGGTTCATGGCTCCGATACACGTCCCGTACACACCGCTGTAAAAGGTGAGCTCCAGGCCTGTCGACGCCGCAGAGACATTCAGAGATCAGACAAGGTTCTGGGACTTCCTATCAAACAGAGTCGATCCGATTGTCCTGAATCCCAAACATCCATCTGTAAAAACCAGCTTCCATCTTCATCTGAGAGGGAGCCCGGGTCACATGATCGCCTGACCCAGTGGACAATCGCTGCCATTATCAAAACTGGAATCAGTCATCTTGTTGTAGCAGCATGTCTGAGTCGTGTGTGTGTTATAACACATGTTATAACTGTACCTATAAACGTCTGGATTATCCTTCCATTCGTAAGAAACCCTACAGTATACAATCTTATGAGAATTTAGTcaatttatcaagaaaaactACCTTATTAACACATGGTAAATCTATGTTCACACTGAGACTCtctggctttgctttttataCCAGAAATGCATAATGTGTCTGTCTTAATCACTAAATGTATGTGATTAACTGATATTTCACGTCTAAGCAATAATTTGGATCATTTAGAATTAAAGTGCACATATCCTGATTTCcctgaagcttcagctccttccagtCTGGATCCTACAGCATCTTATTGTGCTGGTTTTAATTCTCAaccatgttttacttttacatgaGTATCGTTCTGATATTTTCTAAAGACAGGATGTTCCAGGCCTGGATGTTGACAATCCATCTGTCCAATCCCCATTGTCCTAACTTCAGCTTCCTGCAGACTTCTGgctctcctctgcctccttctgCTTCCATTGGCTTCAGGGGTTGACTTTGTGGATCTGAAGACCTACATCATTTCATTCTCATCGACACACGTGTTTGTTGACATTGCTCTCGttttggcggccattttggatccttCACAATGTCACAAATTCTGATTAGACAATAAAGAGAaagctctgtttctgtttgacttcaGAGTATCTCTGGTGCAGCACCACTTTTAAAACcagataaaaacagatctgaaaccagattttatctttattttcccagaacatttaaaatctaGTGACTGTTGGGTTTAGTCTTGTTCACATTCAGACTTGGTAAAAACCTGAAACTCACCCGTGTATCCGATGGAGACGCTCAGCAGCAGCATTTCTTTAgtcacaaacattttacaggCTTTGACTGCAAACAGAAGAACCGCAGACGTCAGATGCAGATTATAAAGTAAAgtttctggttttagttttttagagCTTACCAAAAGCATCGAGAGCCCGAGAGCAGAGGCCTGAGTGAGACGAGCTGCAGAAACGAAAACTGCATCAACATTTTGTTCCAAATCTCCCACCTCACTCAGAAAACGTCTGAATGTTTAAAATCCTGACTGGCTTAAACTGGTCTCTGTTGTCGTGGCAACCGTTGTCTCAGCCGTttcagagacaaagaaagaaaaggaggttGTCTCCTGGTCCCGCGGGTCGAACAGGACTGATGAACGGATTAATCTGTCCTCTGAACTCAACATCCAACatttgaaagacaaaacaatccAAATTCACGGGAGATTTTAGGATTTAATAGTTTTAGGCTGGACTTTGGTGgaaattataattatttgacatcaaaagtttttgtgtttatcttaAATTTCTGACTCAAGAATCATTGATCTTTATGACTTTAGccctgattgttttcttttttaattataactGAATAATATTTCTctcaaatgattaaaaactcaAGCCCagttttagtttggtttgagaattaaacttggaaaaaaaatgtaaggtttatctcacagattttatttttgagtgATCGCAGCATCAGCaccaatattttaaacacaaagtatgaagtttttaagttttcaggCCCCCGGCGCCTTCCTACGAAGGTTTCATCCTGACGGAAACACAGGAAACGACCCACCTGCTGCAGTACCTCTGCCGGGCCTGCGGGTGGCGCTGTGACAAGACAACGCGTGGAGCAGACGCTGCACACTGACAACATgaggagaaacaggaacaaaccCAGAGCAGACCAGGCTGACCTTCATGCTGCTGACGTGTCCAAATACGGGGACGTGTCCAAATATGTGTCCAAATACGTGTCCAAATATGGGGACGTGTCCAAATATGTGTCCAAATACGGGGACGTGTCCAAATACGAGGACGTGTCCAAATACGAGGACGTGTCCAAACATGAGGACATGTCCAAACATGAGGACGTGTCCAAATATGTAGACATGTCCAAATACGAGGACGTGTCCAAATATGTGTCCAAATACGGGGACGTGTCCAAATATAAGGACGTGTACAAATACGTGTCCAAATATGGGGACGTGTCCAAATACGAGAACGTGTCCAAACATGTGTCCAAATACGGGGACGTGTCCAAATACGAGGACGTGTCCAAATACGAGGACGTGTCCAAACATGAGGACGTGTCCAAATATGTGTCCAAATACGAGGACGTGTCCAAATACGGGGACGTGTCCAAATACGAGGACGTGTCCAAATATGTTTCCAAATACTGGGACGTGTCCGCATACGAGGACGTGTCCAAATACGAGGACGTGTCCAAATACGGGGACGTGTCCGAATTCGGGGACGTGTCCAAATATGAGGACGTGTCCAAATATGTGTCCAAATACGAGGACGTATCCAAACACGAGGACGTGTCCAAGTATGTGTCCAAATACGGGGACGTGTCCAAATACGAGAACGTGTCCAAATATGTGTCCAAATATGGGGACGTGTCCAAATACGAGGACGTGTCCAAATACGAGGACGTGTCCAAATATGTGTCCAAATACGAGGACGTGTCCAAATACGTGTCCAAATACAGGGACGTGTCCAAATACGAGGACGTGTCCAAATACGGGGACGTGTCCGAATTCAGGGACGTGTCCAAATACAAGGACGTGTCCAAATACGAGGACGTGTCCAAACACGAGGACGTGTCCAAATATGTGTCCAAATACGGGGACGTGTCCAAATACGAGGACGTGTCCAAATATGTGTCCAAATACGGGGACGTGTCCAAACACGAGGACGTGTCCAAATACGAGGACGTGTCCAAATATGTGTCCAAATACGGGGACGTGTCCAAATACGAGGACGTGTCCAAATACAGGGACAAGTCCAAATATGTGTCCAAATACAGGGACATGTCCACATGTGTCCAAATACGAGGACGTGTCCAAATACGAGGACGTGTCCAAATATGTGTCCAAATACGGGGACGTGTCCAAATACAAGGACGTGTCCAAATATGTGTCCAAATACGTGTCCAAATATGGGGACGTGTCCAAATACAAGGACGTGTCCAAATATGTGTACAAATATAGGGACGTGTCCACATGTGTCCAAATACGAGGACGTGTCCAAACATGAGGACGTGTCCAAACGTGTCCAAATACGAGGACATGTCTAAATACGGGGACGTGTCCAAACATGAGGAAGTGTCCAAATATGTGTCCAAATACAAGGTCGTGTCCAAATACGGGGACATGTCCAAATATGGGGACGTGTCCAAATAAGGGGACGTGTCCAAATAAGGGGACGTGTCCAAATACGAGGACGTGTCCAAACATGAGGACGTGTCCAAATATGTGTCCAAATATGTGGACGTGTCCAAATATGGGGACGTGTCCAAATACGGGGACGTGTCCAAATAAGGGGACGTGTCCAAATACAAGGACGTGTCCAAATACGAGGACGTGTTTAAATACGAGGACGTGTCCAAACATGAGGACGTGTCCAAATACGTGGACGTGTCCAAATATGTGTCCAAATACAGGGACGTGTCCAAA
It encodes:
- the mfsd11 gene encoding UNC93-like protein MFSD11 — translated: MGPEGKKLLNIIVLGFGFMFMFTAFQTCGNIEQTIIKSFNSTEFHGSGYTSMAIIYGVFSASNLMAPSVVTVIGPQLSMFISGLLYSGYIAMFIHPLTWSFYTASVLVGVAAAVLWTAQGNVLAINSSDSTIGRNSGIFWSLLQFSLFFGNLYIYCAWHGHVHITDKDRRTVFISLTVISLVGCFLFFLIRKPDPEPLSGSEVTESLLQTESSESSTSSSSHSGLCSRALDAFVKACKMFVTKEMLLLSVSIGYTGLELTFYSGVYGTCIGAMNLFGTDAKSLIGISGICIGVGEILGGGVFGMLNKSNRFGRNPVVLLGLITHFVAFFLIFLNIASDAPLAPEEGTDLQAFIAPSVGVALLCSFLLGLGDSCFNTQLLSIIGFLFRDNSAPAFAVFKFIQSIMAAVAFFYSNYLLLHWQLLILVILGFLGSISFFAVELIAESRRQDSNYGSI